From Erigeron canadensis isolate Cc75 chromosome 8, C_canadensis_v1, whole genome shotgun sequence, one genomic window encodes:
- the LOC122609708 gene encoding uncharacterized protein LOC122609708 yields MTDLPCLLCICFLPTIYANCMQHFEAFFVGHFRCRARDILMACQGYLNGRFLNGELEKRCSIAFKNEVASCMKPLTKAFIRIGSQEAFSFLRLSEDTITVPRELGSSEMPVVRVIVDDEISQPNETENEEGPSDCPAKRQFIRMVGVDFKGTNPTPRRAQDNVTGQVDLHTVAAHLNSYRSLLSKLACSDGIVVSRQSVLSQLARLDEIQVSQQSLLRMSKAVSQAVSTASAEYDPFHIDIVEDAQGNERAGP; encoded by the exons ATGACAGATCTCCCTTGTCTACTATGTATATGCTTTTTGCCAACTATTTATGCTAATTGCATGCAGCACTTTGAGGCCTTTTTTGTTGGGCATTTTCGGTGCCGCGCACGTGATATTTTAATGGCGTGTCAAGGTTACTTAAATGGCCGTTTTCTCAATGGAGAATTGGAAAAGAGGTGCTCAATAGCTTTTAAGAATGAGGTTGCCTCATGCATGAAGCCTCTTACAAAGGCATTTATCAGAATTGGTTCACAAGAAGCTTTCTCTTTTCTTAGGTTAAGTGAAGATACAATTACCGTGCCTCGTGAGCTAGGCTCTTCT GAAATGCCTGTTGTCAGGGTTATTGTGGATGATGAGATCTCGCAACCAAATGAGACTGAGAATGAGGAGGGCCCGTCTGATTGCCCTGCCAAGCGACAATTTATTAGGATGGTTGGAGTTGACTTCAAGGGTACTAATCCCACTCCTCGAAGAGCTCAAGACAATGTGACGGGCCAGGTTGATCTACACACAGTTGCAGCTCATTTAAATTCATATCGATCTCTATTGAGCAAGTTGGCTTGTTCAGATGGGATAGTGGTTTCACGTCAATCGGTATTGAGCCAGTTGGCTCGTTTGGATGAGATACAGGTATCACAACAATCGTTATTGAGGATGTCAAAGGCAGTGTCACAGGCAGTCTCGACTGCTTCGGCAGAGTATGATCCATTCCACATTGATATTGTTGAGGATGCACAGGGGAATGAGAGGGCTGGGCCGTAG
- the LOC122610451 gene encoding protein MAIN-LIKE 1-like: protein MASVNVNCVPRNPDLFWLQALDEHRSYNVSHNRNVTLPRCRKGDGGLAEVMQAGVPEAVLVHVKSAGFFQLFLAGICQLDHSLINALVERWRPETNTFHLPVGEATVTLQDVQKYLGFIPLEDRDSVSKGRINFNTLALSINFSNLDEENEQKCICMARRIILALIGSELFLDANTKDDSLNLLRNLVDLSKEGRRSWGSATLCCLYRNLSKATKPDRMGIYGPLLLQYWAPTSHTIQRGNKQSFKWTSYKDFMNLLSPSCKTGRTIWKYMGPLVFWDEVEVHLGNRVARQFGLIQTVPEDFGFWNQLFISPLSNCERGDVVLSIGVKKTLTILNSGTTVTPVV, encoded by the exons atggCATCCGTTAACGTCAACTGTGTTCCTAGAAACCCAGACTTGTTTTGGTTACAAGCTCTAGATGAGCATCGCTCATACAACGTCTCCCACAACCGTAATGTGACATTGCCACGTTGCAGAAAAGGTGATGGCGGGCTGGCTGAAGTGATGCAGGCAGGTGTGCCCGAGGCAGTTCTTGTCCATGTCAAGAGTGCTGGGTTTTTCCAACTCTTCCTGGCGGGTATTTGCCAACTTGATCATTCTTTGATCAACGCGTTGGTGGAGAGGTGGCGTCCGGAAACCAACACGTTTCACCTTCCTGTTGGTGAAGCCACTGTCACCTTGCAAGATGTGCAG AAATATCTAGGTTTTATTCCTTTAGAAGATCGTGATAGCGTGAGCAAGGGGCGGATCAATTTTAACACCTTGGCTTTGTCCATTAATTTTAGCAATTTGGACGAGGAAAATGAGCAAAAGTGCATATGCATGGCTAGAAGGATTATTCTAGCTCTGATTGGTTCGGAGCTTTTTCTTGACGCTAACACAAAAGATGATAGTTTGAACTTATTGAGGAACTTGGTCGACCTGAGCAAAGAAGGTCGAAGGAGTTGGGGTTCAGCAACCCTTTGTTGTTTGTATAGAAACCTGTCTAAGGCGACCAAGCCTGATAGAATGGGCATTTATGGGCCTTTGTTGCTGCAGTATTGGGCCCCAACAAGTCACACCATTCAAAGAGGAAATAAACAGTCC TTCAAATGGACTTCGTATAAGGATTTCATGAACCTGCTCTCCCCGAGTTGTAAGACTGGTCGAACCATATGGAAATATATGGGTCCCTTGGTCTTTTGGGATGAGGTGGAGGTTCATCTAGGAAATAGAGTTGCTAGACAGTTTGGGTTGATCCAAACTGTTCCAGAAGATTTTGGTTTTTGGAACCAACTGTTCATAAGTCCCTTATCAAATTGCGAAAGGGGAGACGTAGTGTTGTCGATTGGGGTGAAAAAAACGCTGACTATATTGAACAGTGGAAcaactgtaacacccgtcgtttaa